cgccaaatgaatgaacggtttggatataacacatacctcatgatcagacccacaaaactctcTGGTGTGGATACAGCAGTATCTGTGTGAGGTaaacagccaatccgcttcccaatcggagacggattggctactcccctgccaccagccaatgcctGGTGGTTGGCACTCTGTAGGccctactatgatatatgtgtttcatccatgccattcatatatttttttacatcacTCTATGGTATTTcacgaaaaatgaggtatatcccaatctcaactggaccacattacaggaaaccgtgttgaatgagtgtagaccattaaaaacttttcgggggccataaaagttttggatcaagctgatatttgttttttcccttcgtctgggtctttatgacctaatcaatagattggatatcaaataaacagtacagtgggccttttgaggatttaaatggtggatatccaatcactattgtttacctgtggtgtggtgcacttcaGACTAatgtccctctcatttttggaatatagccctaaaattatctttaaaaatggattaacggaatggatgaaacacatacatcatggtggggcccacagagcaccgaccaccagcagtGGCAGGGGGAGTCGCCAATACGTTTCCCTCTCAATCAtgctttggatctggtagggTACCACACACCACaatctggctggtgtgttgacgtcaccaagttcggtgggtcccaccatgaggtatgaccatctattcatttggcgagcttatTGTGAGAAttgagcaaaaaagaaaaaaaaaaaaaaagaagaagacatttccaaagatcaactggCCCACACACCAAAACGCggtgggggattgaacttctacagtTGTgatccttttggggtcacaaaagttttggataaatatgatatttgtttttactcttcgtctaggtctgtgtgaccttatgaatagattggatggaaaataaacgttatggtgggccctacaaatgttttaatggtgaaaatcattgtcctcgTTGCTATTTGTGGCATGGTCTACGATCTTGccagatggatgaacggtgtggatataataaatacattattgtgaggcccatgtaactttgatctcccttgAACCATTCTTACCGCTTAGAGCTCCAACGAGGGTCAGCGCTCATCTTCGCCGGACACGTATaaacaccagccaggtcggtggtgtgtggtacactagcgaAGCCGCTTCCGAATTCAAGTGGGCTAGAGCACAagaaacagtagagattgaatgCGCATCTGACCCGCCAATGCGGGCTATCAATGggctgagtggggcccactgggatcaCATTGGGCTTGGGCAAAAAATGAAAGCCCATTTAGTGGTCTGGCGAGGTAGGGCTTTGTCTAAAAGTCTTGTCCAGTGGGAATAGGTGGCATGGAATTGTATTTAGTCCCATGTAAATTCCATCCGACATTTGGAAACCACAGGACGGGAAGGATTAAATCAATCCTAGTATCAGATCATCTGGCGCCAATAGTAGATACCGTGGGATTtctggtggatttcaaaatcaacTACATATGTGCGCCCATGTAGATGTTGTTGAGATGTGTAGCCACATCTGGACGGcagctcgaccagttgagtaccctgctcgaccggttaAGTGGCCCACTCTACTAGtcatggactggctcgactcaaagtccagagaGCATCGGATTTTTTGTtccgtggtgctcgaccggttgaggcccatgctcgaccagtcgagggtccgctcgaccagttggggttacgcagattcgtttctggatttgatgcggactgcagatttttgagtcggttttcgcagaggtgcgaaaggggagttgcctaaagtataaataagggtccatagggcttttctaggtaaggATGAGAGTTATTGAAAGGTGTGGACTAAGGGTTTTctttgtacttccaagggagaggttaatatattgccttgtaatcttcgtttttcttcatagtggaagtttgcatttgtggtttttttacccttgttggggttttcccatgtatatcttatcttgtggtttgtttggaatgctttgattctatttctagtttatatttcattctatttatcgtttgtgggtgagaccggagattagatctcggttcactgcattgttggcgtgctacgcagcagatgcatgtgttctatccacaccgtccatccatatgcacttTTTTACACATGAGATTCGAGTTGTATATGCGTATAGGTGGCCGGCATCAATTGTGAAATCTGGTCTATTGATTGCAAttacatggtccaccaaatttagGCTTCACTTGATTCttaaaagtaagaatttgatccGGATAAAAATACCATCGTATTTCAAGATGTGctatcattgtgcaataatggtgttaatttcaTCTAATGGAATTCCAATGCATCTTTCACATGTACCCAAAAATGCACTTGGAGCTGAAAATGGAAATTGTCTTGTATAGGGTTGAACCCAGGCCAGACCAGTAGGCCCAAgcaatcatggttttaagactctgGACAGTCTTTTAAGCATGTGGGCTATTGCCGTGCTACAAAGACTGTCTCTATTTAGTTAGACAAGACAGAGTCTCACATAATATGAATGTTGCATTCCCTTTTGGCACAGATCTGCGAATCCGGATCAATATGGAAGAACAAAGGAGAAGCACAGGAAGCAGCGAAAAAGGAATTCATTGAGTACTTGAAGCTGTTGGAAGGGGAGCTTGGAGAGAAGCTGTATTTCGGGGGTGAGCACTTTGGGTATGTCGACGTGGTCTTTGTCCCCTTCGCATGCTGGTTTCACACTTATGAGGTGCACGGGAACTTCAGCATTGAGGAAGAGTGCCCGAAGCTGATAGCATGGGTGAAGAGATGCATGGAGAAGGAGAGTGTCTCCAAGACACTCCCAGACCCAGTCAAGGTGCATGGGTTTGTAGGAATGTTGAAGAAGAAATACGGAGTAGATTAAGAAATGATGGAGGACGAGAGATGTATTGGTATATGTTTTGTAATGGTGTTTGTTTTGTGGCAACGTATCGTTGCTATTTACTTGTTAGCTTTGTATTAGTGTCTAGTTTGTGTTCACGTCCGGTTGCTATGCTTTTGTGAGTTGTCTTGCATTTTTCATGCCTTGGGGTTGTGCTATGGCTATTGTCATTGCCTTGTATCTCTATCtctgctctgtgtgtgtgtgtgtgtgtgtgtgtgtgtgtgtgtgtgaggctAGTAGTTTTGGACATCATAATCTTGCAAGAACTAGCATTGGATATGTAAACTCGATCATCAAATCTACTGCTCAATGTAGCATGAGTGTGGCCTACATCAAACTCACTGTCATTTCttttaaaatatttgtaatttGCACCCATTTCTTTTTTCTGTGTAGCTTGCAGTGTTTGAGAGAGGAGACTAGATCAAAGGCTCAGCAAGTCCTACAATGATGATTGTGTGACATTAATTCCTGCACATCTGTTACATAATGTCATGTTAGGATGTCAGTCCTCAGGCCAAAATTAGGCAGACTATAGGTTGcttgcacctctctctctctctctctctctctctctctctctctctctctctctgtatagaTATCCATCCAAAAAATTAAGGTCATGTTGAGTTTTAAGTGTAGAAAAGTAACTTACTAAAAAGTGGTGGTAGTTTGGGGCTGTTAAGCTGTGTATAGCCCTTGTGTTTCTCatatagagagagggagaaaaaaaaaactctttatcTGTGACGCACACTTGCGTGTGGGCCTCACGTTTCTCATATAGAGAAAAAACTCATATTTGTAAGTGTCCTTACGTTTCTCATAGAGAAATTACTACTGTATTTGTAATGCATTCTTGCGTGTAGCCCTTACTTTTCTTATATAGAGGAAAGTAGCATACGCTTTTATGTTGCCCTTATGTTTCTCTCCGCTTTTCGGTTCTCTCTCTATCCCCTTGCATGTGTTATACCCCTAGTTTAGTAAAAGATGTGACTTTGCAACGTTGTCATTAGTGTAATTGCAAACGTTTGAGGTGAGACCAGGAACTGCAGTTCCACTGATCAAACAGATGGTTGAACAGTCGAACCATTGGttattaaaataagaaaattttcacATACTACAAGATAACCTCATACAAAGTAATTATGAATAAATGTGTTCATCTCCATTATTGGCATTCCCTTCGAGAGCCCAGGAATGTACGAAGAAGATTTATCGATAATAGTAGGTGGAACATATCAGACGATGTCGTGTATTGTTTGAGCAATTGATGAAGGAGGAATCATGTGAAAACAATTACAAGACTAGTGGCAAGAGGTGAAATAGAGGAGTTTTAATTAATGGCAAACGATTATAGTAATTGTAAGAACGTGGGAAGGATCTAGATAGGTAAATTAAGGTTATAAATAGTAAAGCAATTCAGAAAGAAAATTTGCCTCATACCCAACCCAAACAAACCCAATCTAccttttgttgtatttgatgtcttaaattgagTTAGATATAGGGTCTGTCGATGTCGTCGACAGTTTGTTCGATatcaccttcaatggcatcgaacaattCTCAATCCCACCGatattttctagattttcttcagttggtcgaTGGACTAACTAGGCACATTTTCAATGTCATCaatgagtgttcgatgtcatcgagaattttcaaaaattatgtTTTCTCTCTGAacagttgaggtgttagttcgatgctattgacgagtgttcgatgccatcgaaagattAGTTTCGATGCCATTTATGAGTGTTCAATATCATCCACAGATTCTACGCAGTTTTTTCGCAGAGATACGATTTTGTagaatttgtttccgatttcatttGGGATTCTCCCGTAAGCTATATATGTAGGTGTAAATGGGAGTGGAAAGTATTCTAAGGGTTCTTAAATCGTCCTAGGATTTCAAAGAGTGTAACAAGGGTacgattcgaggttgttcgaatcgaggtGGCTCtgtctctttgtaatttttgctttcatagtgatcatctgtcgctttgtgctgtgatttttttcaaaaagggtttttccacgttaaaatctttgtgttctctgtgtttgcttggtgttattgaattgctatcctagattcatctctgtgtgctatTGCGgtcccctaacaagtggtatcagagcgatcgTTGGGCCGCAGGCTTGAATCCGAAGGATAAGTATCAATGGGAAACAGTAAGTATGATATTGAAaagtactcaggtaaaaataattttaagttatggaaagttaagattattagcctattaactaagcaaggcgaagatATGGCTCTTGAGGAGCGACAACCGTCTATGAGTGacgatgattggaatactcttgatatgaAGACTAAATCCTCTATCCAATTGTGTCTCACAGATGAGTTTCTTTACAATGTTTTCAGGGGGGAAACCGCAGcaagtttgtgggcgaagttagacgACGTTTATGCGAAAAAGTCccttgaaaattgcctacacttgaagctacagttgttcaaCTTCCGGATGGCAGAgagtggagatgtggaggcctaCATCAATAATTTTAATAAGTTGATTTACAAGTTACTGGACATGGGGGAGGTCATAAAAAATGAGGATCaagcatgtattttgttgaattctccaccggcatcgtatgagtcattcaaggactcattGTGCATCGAAAATTCGTCCCTGAGTGTGGCCAccattatctcatcccttcaggGTAAGGTCATGAAAAAGATAAATGGTACCATATGTGCCTCTTCTAATGCAGTGATTACGAGGGGAATGAATACTGAGCAAGATACAGGATCTCCGTGATTGATAatcaaatctaagggcaagggcaaaggcaagttaaagtgctggaactgtgagatgactggacacatgaagaagtatTGCACAAATCCTAAATTGAAAATAGAAGACTCTgaggcttcttccagggaggccaacgttgtcatgtttgattAATGTATGAGTGGATGTGAAGGTGATGTCTTGTCTACATCTATGATcagacacttatacgatgatcgtagAGACGAGCAGATCCTTAACACAAGGGCATCTTATTGCATGACTCATCATCGGAGTTGACAGAGAGTGTGAGGGTTGacatgtgtttatgggcaataacaTTGCTTGTAacgttgtggctattggtacggtgcgcatcaaaatgtttgatggggTAAAGCGTACCATGATTGAGGTGAGGCACGTTCCCGACATGAAGAAGAGTCTAATTTCTTGCAATGCACTTGAGGTAATAGGATGCAAGTTCACTGGATTTGATAGTGCCTTTAAAGTATCTAAGAGGGTACTTGTAATCATGAAAGCGTAGAGGCTCGGAAACCTTTACTGGTTTATCGatagcacttcaacaggtggagctgtagtggctgtagcggattccacttctgctcatatgtggcatgctcgtttggGCCACATAAGTGAGCATGGCATGAAGGTTGAGACAGATGCACTCGAAGCAATATAGTACAAGTTCACCGAATTTAATGACgtccttaaaatttcaaaagggtcgctcatggttatgagagcatAGAGGCACGGTAATCTTTACAGGatgatcgagagcacttcaatAGGTAGAGCTACAATGGCTATAGCAGATTCTATGTATACACGTGTAACGTcttggatttttgccaacttggagttagatgtccttaggcaatgggtttatcataacaccttatcaaCTTAAGAAGGAGCGATCGAACTTAGCGACGTTAAAGGACCCTAGGATCAAGTCATCCTACTAATTTGAACACTAAAGTCTTAGCCTAGGGTTTAGCTATAGAAGCGACCCCTCTTTGCTCTCATGAATCACATAGAAGCCCCAGGGGCTTCACCTAGGGTCATTTCTACCTCACTTATACCCCATTTCTTGTCCATTatacccttttcactctcaaatcatcaccccattctcttcTTAAGTTCTCAAAACTCAACCCCAAAGTCTAAAATCCCCTTTCGACCCATCTCttttaaaaatctcacctttccccaccttattctttaaaattttccaagtactttcatattgacaccaatcctaaagctcaaaggatgaagaagtataattaaactaaaatttaatataaatagtaaaaatacaaataaaatggactttagaccattaacctgatggaatctGGGCTAATAACCAGGTTATTTGGATAgctcagcttctcctaccccaaaatcatatattgcaaattgaataactcattccggttttcAAGATACACTCGTTTCAAGAATCGAGTGGCAGAATCACCACCAGGAACACCAGAGGAGTGCGGCGCCACCGCCCGGTCGGCGACGCGCCGCCAGTGCACCGAATTTCGGTGGACCCTCGCTGAAATTTTCTACGTTTTCaggccgacttcaaaaagtcatatctccctcaatataactccgatttaggtgattcaaaaatcagattgaagcctaataagtctagtttcatataaaaataagtgaaaaataaaataaaaattttaatatcgttaaatctaggttgatgtgacaactgtccaaaaattagtAGTTCGGACAGCTAATACTTCCagaatgttttgaatttttctataacaaaaaatttaatgaaatttagtggagataaagtagacttgatgatgaactactgaaaaaaataataattaaaatattataCTAACAAAAAGTGCCAAAAAAAAATATAGAGCTACCCGATGACTGCATCCTGTAGTATAATGtaggcaaaatttagttaagtactaaactaaataatcggtggatttagcttggaCCACTATTTGCATAAATGAGAAGACCTAAAATTATGAGTATCACTGACTCAATGTCGTCTTAAGACCTAGGAAAATTTCCAAGAGCCTGTTGCTCTCAGGAGtgcattgaaaccccgtatcggacccggaccgcacgtcgaaagtccgatgatcacaaaactatagggttatatccgccttactgggcttgacaaccatcacgagaatctagcccaaatagtgtccagaaatgcacaacttgagccttgagtaaagtgtgtgagaaacgcgaatacctttagaaagtgtattgaaacttaagtgaattgggctattTGCTCACGCAAGAAATTAAGGATttcggaccatcagtttctgaccaaacttcacgcatgaaaaaagaaaatttctctgCACATATTCGTATACTTGTAgcccccgatcgagtaagtacgacCATTGATTTGACAcaagtcctccacggtcgatcggcttgtccgatcgcaccaaaatcacatcctggcatagatctattgtcagggaactttctctgtgacgtaggtgagtagtgggccttcctatgagccctgtttgtaAAAAACAGTCGCCCTTTAGATATAAatcaagtataccatggccctggggccatttgcatcagttctagtcctatatatagcccttaaaccacctcatttctattacatacgaatttctctaaccctaggagaaagaagagagaaaaagaagtgaaaagaggaaggagaggagagagactttgggagatcgttgctaggattctctcccactactccacgcactaAATCACTTTTTCATATCGCTACACAATCGTTTTTGtctttgatttgggtaagaaaacctaaccataatcttgatttagagatctAAATAGAATAATTGACGAAAtttctaacctatttcattgcttaggtgcccAACGTTCCATTTtcaggaacgtaggat
This region of Magnolia sinica isolate HGM2019 chromosome 1, MsV1, whole genome shotgun sequence genomic DNA includes:
- the LOC131242866 gene encoding probable glutathione S-transferase parC, with protein sequence MADEVILLDFWPSPFGMRARIALAEKGIEYEYREENLAEKSALLLKSNPIHKQIPVLIHGEKSICESLIIVQYIDEAWKGKSPVLMPAEPYERANARFWADFVDKKVSYICESGSIWKNKGEAQEAAKKEFIEYLKLLEGELGEKLYFGGEHFGYVDVVFVPFACWFHTYEVHGNFSIEEECPKLIAWVKRCMEKESVSKTLPDPVKVHGFVGMLKKKYGVD